ATGCACGAGTTTGTTAAAATGAAATCACTTTTTGAGGAAAAGTTTGATATAGAAATGAGAGTTCGCCGAGACCTGGAATTGGAACTCGAACATTTAAAAGCAAGTAAAAGAGAAAAAATACAGGCAACATcggaaaaaagaaaacaaataaacgAAGAAATGGACATTATGAGGTTAgtattgttttattcaaaactttttttttcaccgGTTCATATTGTTTTGACTGACTACACCAATGTAGGAGTTACAAAATCTTGAATATCATGAGCTCACACAATATGATTGAGCCAATACTAccataggatttacatatttatcccgggggagaggaaagccgataagacggcttatccatatggcgaaccacggcctctcgtccggttaccatttcaagtcgggtatgggattagatttactgtattgtttgttttcggaagcatggacttggtggtggaggaagccgtaaccgaccagcggttacgtgaaccacccaacgacggcgaggagtccagcaatcctctcgcacataaccatccctgcatgagattcgaacctgcgaacccacgcggagtagttagaggtgcggtggcgagcgtattcctaacgcttagcccgttgagccacaccgccgcgccatttaTTCAATTAATGTGTGAAAACTGCATGAGGCAGGATATTAGATAATAATCGATTTGGCTCGTTGGTAATTATAATATCTTTGCTTTATGAGCAATCTTCTGCGCAAAAATTGAGAATTAAATCTGAAATCAATGACTGAGCATCACTGTTATGGGTTCAGGTTCagtaagatgaaatttttcgcTTTGGCGTGTGAATATAAAACAACGTGACAACACTTTCACTTGTTCCATATACTTTATTCATGACGTCGTTTCTTTTTTTAGACAAGAACACAGTAGAAGGATGAAAGAACTCTCGAAGTCTCAGGAAATGTTTCTGAGTAAGTTGAAAGATCAAGGAAGAGATTCTCAAGTTGCTTCTGCCATTAAGAATGATCAAGACCTTCGTGCCAGAATCCACGAGTTGGAAATGAAAAACGATAAACTAAGATTGGATCTGATGGACGAAAGAGAAAAAAGAACGGATGCTGAACTCAAACAAAAAGAAGCGACGGAATCGTCGAGAGGAAGAATTTCTTTCCTGCTGGTATGTGGAAATGTTCTTTCCACACTTCTCTTTTTCATGCATTTCGCTCCGAACAATGCCCTGTTCTAGTAGCATTTTAGTTGCTAGGCCTTTGTgccggcgctcccgtagtatgtgcgccgagatggtggacaccggagcgtagtatgtgtacactgttagtgttaggccataattttatccttattttagttatattacgagtttgggaaactagccaagtggctcccgtagtatttgtacctgaaattatggcctaaccgtaatctggtacacatactacgtttcggtgtccgccatcttggagcACATACTACATGATTACCATTGTGATGAATATATGAGTTTATGTCGAAAACAATATTTGGATGTTTGAAACTGCTAAAATCTTACTTATGTATTTGAACTCCATTTTGAAGGATGTATTACATTCAAAATGATAGATTTTAGGATTATCTTGTCCCTGGCAACATTGAAGCTGTACAAAATTGTACCTGATAAAACTTTAATGGGGTCTTTCTAGTTTGAGTATtccaataaattatattatgttCATTTTTAGCAGTCACCCCTTTCTCGTATGGTGCGCGGAGTTGCGGGTAGAAAAGCAGCAGATGAAGAATCTTCGATAACATCATCGTGCaccaacaaaaatatttcctcAACCCAGGTAAATAATGTTTTTCGatgtttcattttgaatatgtaATCCATATTGGTCTAGATTGCAGCTTAATCAGATTTCGGTCATActaaacgttacagaaatatatttatgttattGTGCATCAGGCCTTTAAAGCACTTAGAATAATTGCCTTCACTCTTGCTATCCTTACATTATGTACATTCAGACCAGGACAAAAGCAAAATATAAGGAGAAGTACTTGGTTCCACTGAAACGTAATATTTCTTAGTctatttaaactaccggtatatGCTAGATTgatttcaatatgaaaatgactAATTTAATAAATAGCAAATGAAACAAAATGCTTGTTTGATTTCTTGAAAATCACTTTTATTGGAAACCAATAATtctgaattgtaaaaaaaatctgtTGGACAATCCCCATAGCTAATATTTGTCCATTGGTTTTTGCTGTTAGATTTTGACTATTCTGATACAGAATTGAGCCCGGTCTTATCAACTATTTTGTATCTTCAGGTACCATCATTTCCTTCTGTGTCATCAATTACCAGTACATCTTCCCATCAGCGTCAACTGAACGGAATACTATCTCCTACAGCGCCACCTGTCAATTGCCTCCCTCATGAACAATCTATAAGCAGTGACGTCGAGTCTCAAAAGCCTGTCATTGTTTCGTAAAGAGTACATGCAACATTTCGATTACATTCATACAAAAAGTACGTTTTCGATCAACTGTACACAAGCATTTGTATATAGCTTCGATACCAAAAGGTAATGCTTTGGACTAAGCTGGCAATTCATTCAATTCCAAATTCAAGAGgcaacatgttttttttattagatttaGACATACTGCTTATTTGTGTGATTGCATCGttggaatattttattagttgagaaatcattttgaaattggAGTATAGTAGGAACTTTTCAACAATGTTCACTCTTTctttgtaaaattgaaaaagacgAAATTTTGCATTTTAGATTTTAGCTGTTTTTGTGGATATAAAATCTCAGGTATTAGACCAAAAATCATCTCTCTATACTCAAAGTGATTCTCTGAAATATCGTAATAGCGTTGTATGCATTGTTCCATATAGTCGTTTTCTAATGGGTTAATGTCTTTCGTTTCTGCGGCCTTTTAATACTAGTAAGGTGTATGTATCTGTTTTTGGTTTTGCCACCCAACAGCAATGAAGCTATCAATAATTGCGTAGTTCTTTTGATTATCTCATTGTCTGTTATATTCTGATACCTCAAACTTAGTTTTAACATAGTCATATTACTACGTTGTTGTAACTATGTGCATCTACTACTATTTCtatattttctttattgtaTGCGACTTAGTATTTAGCCACAACATTGATGTTTTCAGTTGCCCGCTTCGCTTGAATCTTTGCAGAAGATTCTAAtgaattcttattttttattgcttttattcattCGCCTTATATAAATtcgcatatatatatttcaatttgaagttCAAAATTGTCATTTTGTGAAGATGAAAAATCCGTGTGGCCTATTTTCTCATTCTATATTCCTTCACCATCccataaaaatttcaatttgtattGTGAAGCGAAAAACAAAGAACTATATCCGCTTATTTTGCATTGTTTTTGGCCATGTAAAAGGTACATctgttttattataaataactCAATATCTCTGTAGCAACAAGTGCTAATTTGGTTTATGTAACGGTAATTTTTTTatgcttgaaaaaaaaacgtaaagtTGATATTAAGATTTTTGTTCAAGAAGAAAATCCAAATACGGGATTCTGAAATCAACATGGCCATATACAAATATCTGCTATCCACCATCTGTCAAGAAATTGACTTTCCATTTTTTCCAAGTTACTCATACCGGTTCTGTTATTTCTTAAAGTATCATAGTACAAAAAGCATTGTATAGTGAATATTTCAGCTCTGATAAAGTTAACAACAGATAACTCAACAGCCATACTCAAATTGGTTTATGATGAATGTATTCAAGATGAATTCAAATTGAAGCAAgttaacataatatatattgtgATCTCCTACTTGGTAATATTGAATTTCTATTAAGAATTTTCCTTTGTCTCCAGTATATGTCGATGTAGAATTTCCTTCTGGTTCATAACAATTTTCAGGAATCGCACTGCATCGATGAAAAACAGTCGAACTAAACCCTGCACCCTCTTAACCCCACTTTCTGTTGGTATTTCTTTGTTTTTGCTGAAATATTTTTCTACAGTACTTAAATGTTTTTCAGAGTTTTCGCTCATGACCAGCACCATACATATAATATTTTGCCCAGAAATatacattgtatatatatatatttttgaataattcctCATAATTGTGCATATTTTGATGCCATGAATATCTACAACAGTGCTTAGCAAAAACGATATCCAATTTTTAAACAATGAAAGGCGTTCAAATCTCAATGTAATTCCACATGCCATGAATATGGAATATTCAATGAACTTAATGAAGCGCCTGTTTTCCATCTTGTTCCTGATTCTATGTATTATTTAATTGTTTATAAAAATTCTTTTGTCAAATTTATGGCCTGCTCAAGTCTTTAGtttaattttatgtattttagATTAGACTTGAAACAAGCGTGATCGAGTAAGGtgaatatatatgtttgttCCTGTCAAAACCACCAATAATGTATAGGATAATGTAAGGATTTATCTGTTGTAAGGGATGTCCATTGTCTGTATTCGATACCCAAATTCTCGGTATCCTGCATTGCAATTCTTATAGACTTATAAGATATAAAATAGGTGCCTttaaaagcaaaatatattaGTACAGCAAAAAGCAggaatttgagaaaaaatgtTATTATCATCGCCAAATATTAGTTCTGAAATTCCTTAATTCTAAATATTATGACCATACATATCTTCACTTGGCTAATGTGTTCCCCTGTAAGCAAAATTTCCTTTGAATAATCCCACTTTAGTACAGAATTTATATTGCTACTCAATTTGTCATTGTAAAATAAGAATAGCATGGGTTTTCTGTATTTTAGTCTTGCTTGTCGAATCTGTATTGAAACATGCGATTCGCTGTTTATGTTATCAAAAACAACATCCCTTCGCTTGTACTCATTTTTAGCAATAGTTAGCCCTACTACCTCATTTCTTTTTTCCTTTTACCCtcccattttatttttagttttactttgttttGCTGTTTTCCATATTCGACTATATTGATAAATTCTGTTTctgataattttgtaatattaggGTTTAGGTATGTCCCAACCAAAATATTGGTGGACGAAGCCGAATTGCGAGCCTTTAGAGTGATATATTTGTTTTGATTAACATGATAAAAATGTGTTTTAAGTTCCCAtttgtttcacttttttttttttcaggaaaaattctcaaaataatatatttcagaataaaaaagaaTTGCTTCAATATCGTTTTTGAATAACTCACTTTTATCTCAAATATATTGAAGATTGGTTTTTggttttattaataaaactattttATGATAATTTAGATTTTTGGTATAAAGATATTGAGTATTTTTTACTAttgccaaatttttattttatttttgacccaatattaagaaaaaaaacTTCTGTTTACAATACCTCACATTATGCCCATTTTTGTCTAATATTTCAATACCTCACGCCCAGTTGGTATTGCTCAATCTTTGATTCTTGATTTAGGTACGAAAAGTGTGGCCCGAAGATCAGCAGCCATTTTGGGGTTTGTTAATTTGTGGTTCATGCTTGATTAGACCATAGGTAGACGTTAAATCAACTTCTACCTGCCTTGtgctttgataaaaaaaatcgagatgcaatgaaaaattgcttttccATTGGATTTTACCCCAAAACATTTCTTTAACTattctattatatatattattatattcttCTGTACAAAAAGCTCCAGCCGGACccgcaaataaaattaaaatatacaaacTCTGCTTTTTATAAATTTGCTTGATCAGTATGGTATAGGCCAGGAATTCACGACCAGGTAAATTTATGGGTTGGGGAGGACTTTGACCCTTATTACGAGGAATTTGAAGAACAGGTTTTGATCGTTGAGAACATAGCAGTTTGGAATATTGCTGGAATTGCAACGACCTCCGTTGCTTGAAAATATCGTAATGCTTTCATCCCTATGGGAGACCCCTATTTGACCCTTATTACGAGTAATTTGTAGAACAGGTTTTGATCGTTGGGAACATAGCAGTTTGGAATATTGCTGGAATTGCAACGACCTCCGTTGCTTGAAAATATCGTAATGCTTCCATCCCTAAGATCTATTTCTTAGTTATAAATTttgtgccaattttgaatggtgtgcggccccgggaaacaatttttcaatttagtttaatctggtacgtgcgagtaattccaatctctttgcgttGCAGAGCCTATACCTGAGCccgtgcgaagcgaacaacgcatgtcataagatcaataaccaaaatttttgtgcttgccTAGAAAGCCCATGTTAAATAGAGGGGCGagccgcggtttcacccagttttGTTTATACCTGGTACCCCTCTAtgaaaggttgcacacccctgctttcgAGCTGTAGTTTATGTGAACTTGGCGCGATTAATCTTAGACATCTACATTAACAATCCTACATTCGAAATCCAAACATTCCTACATTACAAAACCTGTTTCGTCCCACAAgtttgttgaaaataaaaaagtttggggTAAATCTTACTTTTTACCGGGAAGCAAATGAGAGAATGCTTGTATTGGGCTATACCTGTCAGTTTGGGTTCTTGATATTCATTCATTCAGCACTGGCGATAATTGGGGCCACGAGGTTCTTTGACCTCCTTCATAAAAAAGCTCGACCTTGGCCCCTATTTCGCTTGATAAGTGTGGGAATTAGAGCTAGTATATTAACTGGCGCGCCCAATTCCCAGCCAGAGCTGCTATTTCCAGTTACACTGAACGTGTCTTCTTCCTATTTGAGAAGTAGACTGATTTCATTTCCTTGTTATATATAGGGTGTATGCCATGGTAATGGCTTGTGAAGGTCAGTTGTTTATTTAGATTAATAATGCCAGTAAATCGCCATTTTTGCATTGTAAAGTTTGCTTTTTCGTATTAATATGACAATGACAAAGAAAACTACAATTTTTAAGGTATAACGTCTGAGGGAGTGATGCATTCATTTTATCTACGATCTGCGTTCGCAAACAACTCCTGGGTATTGTCCGGTCACTTCAACATTTACCATTCCTTGGTATCTCGAGTTGATATTTCTTTGAACATATAGATATAGATTCTTGGCTTGCGAGAAACTATTTCCAGTATCAGGATAGCCAGGAAACCACGCCGAGAAACTTGCAGGTTGTCCGTTTTTGAGAAATAATTTTCCAGTCTGTGTAAACGTGAAATGATATTAATGTTATGTGGCAAACTGCTATATATCGGTATTTCATCGCAGTAACGTCTGATGGTGTCTTTTGGAAACTTCGGGGCACCGGGACCCTTTTAAAAAGGATTAACGGATAAGAATAACGTCATGTCCCCTGAAAATAAGTGACACCGAACAGCGGGAGAATTTACAGTGTAAGTGGGGAAAGTTGTCAAAATCTCGCtatttaaatcatcaaaaacACAAAAAGTGTATTTTATAGCTATATCTGATTTTAATTATCCATGAACTTGATACCGTTTTCCCAATGCTTTTCTGCGAGTTTTGATGACCAAGGCCTTAGACGTACGTACAAATAGGGTAGTATAATGGTCAGTTACCTTTGGGTCAACTTTCATTCCCAACCAAACTACGATGTGTTCATCGACTGAAATTATTTGGCTCCGTACAAGATTAGTAATGTCATCAAAAAGGTCGCTGTCGTTTATATCAGCAACAGTCCCGCCATCTCCTTCGCATGTTCTTGATGCTTCatcaaaatcaatatttttccaGGAAAAAATTTCAACCCAGTAGCATTTAGTTCCATGTTTCACTTTGCAGTCTTAAAAGCACATACATGTTTTTTAACAAACGGTATAAGTGACTGGAAACGCAGATACGAACTCAATTATCGATACTTAGACCAAAATGAAACTGAAGTGTAATCGGCTTGGGTTCAATGAGCTATATTTACACATTCGGTTGTTTATTTATCCGAAGTAATGTCAACTCTTCTCTGAAAAAGTCGCGGCCTCTGCCTATTATAAGCGTTCAAAACGTTTTTGGCAGACTTGATCCAAGTTACAAATTGCAATGCAATTCAGGTTTACAGGCTAATTTGAACACTCGTACAAATTAAGCgagaaacaacaaatattgataccatatatcTGCATACAGTAAGTTAGTCCTACAACAAACTCAACAACTTTACTTAGTCGAGGATGTGTTTTATAAACAGACCAGTTTGATTAATGTAATTGGAAACTATTCCAAGCTTCGATCAATTAGCAATTATTTAAACTTACGTTTATCACTTGAAGGCAAATTAATTCCTCCAGTCCAAGTCCAAGGCGGGGTATTTGTAAGTTTCTTTGGTGTCTCCGTAGTTTGCACATGTATTGATCTCGTTGGTGGTGGTGCCCGTGGAATTTGAGGatctgaaatttaatattttatggaGTTTTTGCTGGAAACAACGCTCTTGTACAATATGTGAAAGGCTGGAATAAAATGTTTTATCGGTTGGACGAAACTTGGCGTGGAAAACCCAAGGCATGCTTGCAACCAACCACTATCCCGCAATTCAAATGAAATAGATGTCACGCTCAGAACACAATCTCTTTCAGCTTTATCCGGGTTTGTTGTATACGCTATGGCTATACACTATGTTATCGACTCATGCATTTGTCAAGCCAACCAACTTCTAAAAGAGAGAAAATTATTAAATCATTTATAGTTTATGCTTAGtgcaatggatgtttccccgaataTCGATATCCGTGTTGTACACGAAGAAGACCTGCGGTTAGTTTTGTTAtcattattatgttgttgttgttgttgacatcaaaatttaaaattgcgcATCTTGTGGCGGTTTCACGTTCGCGCGCTTCACGATCTGGTGGTCAGTCAAAGTCGGGAAAACTACGCTACCGTATCGGTACTACTATTtcattttggctttcgtgtccatatatttgagcatcgctctctagTGTATTTACTCACTATTGactaatcagcaagatgtcGACGGTGACATAACGATGGAAATTTTAGTAGCCGGTCGAACATTTTTTTCGCGCTGACAGATGATTTCAGGCGGGGTTGTTCAACCTATATTTCAGTTTTTAGCTGTGTTTTATGTTAGTTGTGCTGTTATTTAGGTTTAaatgacaaaacttttttttgctCGCATTTTGCCTTACGAGGAGTTTCAGTCCTAGTGCCTTTTTAgaattagaataatattaatcgCTGAACTTGTCACttccaaaaaatgttttgtaattgTAAGGCATAGGAAAacttttctggggtcaagggttaAATATACAAGTTATTTTTGGTTTGATAGTGAGTCAGGATCAGGCAGTTTTCTGCTGCGTTCGTAACTAGGTAGTACTTTGTTCAGACTCCGGCAGTAGTTAGTAGAATGAAGAAAGCGCtaattattttatcataattatatGCAATGGCGTAGTGTTGTGCCATTATTTCGAGTAGTTTCCAGCGTTATTAAAACAGTTATCCGCTGAACTTATCATCGTACCTCTTCACATATTACTAATGAATAGCTATTATCATCGTAATTCCTTAAATACCAAATATACAGTTGAAACTATGTGAAAATTCTGGTAAAAAAATTGggaatttaatatatatatattaaatttttggtATGTAGTTACACATGGAGGAGAAAATATTTGGGTATTATTATTGCAGCGGAACTAGAATCCGTGTTCTTCTATCCTACGAACCGGTCATTCCCATGGCAAATAGTCTTGAAAAAATTCTTTCGAAAGAAGATTTCGTTGTTTGTCGTTCTGCACCACCCGATTGCGTCACTGTGATTACAGTTGGTTTTTTCGGTTTAGAAGGTTTCGTTGTCTTTTGTGGTTTTATGGGCTTCTTGGGTTTTGTAGGAATTTTCGTGGTCTTCGTCGGTGCCACCTTGGTTGTTTTTTTCGGCAGAGGCCTGCTGCGTCTATTCCATGGCTTTTTAGTCGGACCTTTCAGAAAATTGTTATTCATCTATGACAAGTCGCGTATCATGGGTGGCGAAGTAGATTTATGAATTTGTACTCGAAGCTTTGACTAAACCGTTTAAAATTTCCCAGCGTAACAAATTTGGGAAGTTTTTCCAACTAACGTCATACAATTAGAATGTTACGAACAAATTTGAACTGGAAAGCACAGGTATAATATTCTGAATCAATACTTTGAAAGCCAGTATAGATACCCTTACACTAAATAAATTGCgcaagttaaaaaaaacttgcgattttgaatgttttggtgaagagttgaataaaaaaagatatatacTACATTACCTATCACATCCATTTTTTCTCCCCCATACATTCACAAATGTGTACCTCTTTTGTCGTAATTTTTGTAGGGATATCATTTTTAGAGAACGACTTTATAATATAACGACGATATAATTTTCTGAAACGAATTTTCGACGTAAGATGATTTGACAGTGATCGTCTTTCAAAAATGTTGTAACGTTACATTACATACGCATTAAATCCATTACATACACGGTATATACGTCACTTACCTGGTTTTCTTCTTATTGTTGGTTGAGGTCTCCGTGTTGGTTTTGTTGATGGAGAGTTATTTATAGTTTTTTCAATAAACCTGAGCAGCCTTGTCTCCATTTTATTCATAGCATCAGTGAGTTCAGTTCGTAAACTATTAATTGCtggaaatacaaaacaaaattataaaacgtCATCACACTAAATGAGAGCAAAAATATCCAGTGATATGTaaattatcaatatattttctacTTTCTGGCCATTTTGATAGAGTCTAAGGCGAGATAGCAAAAATTTCAAGGTATAGTATGTAATTAGATTTTTTCAATCATACTGGATGAGTGCATATCTCCTATTTGTAGAGAAAACCTTAGATCAGGGCTCTTCAAACTGGGGTCCCGACTTCACAGTGGGTGGCGAAAGGTCCAAATGGGGTTGCGGTAAATGTTTTTTGatactaaaacaaaatatcgattaAATTTGGAACCAGTACTGAGACCCACCATCACCAAAATAGAGCAAAGATTTGATATTTTGTGCGAGAATATGCAAGCACATCGGTTTCATTAAAGGTATTGCCAAGTTtagtatatattattatttttttccaatattcccagtattattcaaatttatttttgttttacttcCCGAGTcgtgatgaaaaaagtttgaagaaaaaTGCTTTAAATTGTGCTGATTTGGAATATAATTGACAATTCTCCTAACAGATATGAAAACTTCTtctttcattcaaaaattttttggggaatttttatcattttaaatctTTGAGAtatcaaattaaataaatatacatatccTCATCTCGAATGCTTTTATCCTATTTTTGCAGACCAATGAACTATAATGTCACCCGTAGTTGTGGTTTTCTCCTGAGATTGTTCAAGCTGTTTGATGAGTTTTTCTTGAGTTTTGTTCATAATTCGGATCTGACTTTCAATTTCTGTAAATAAAAAGTTCAACTCACTCGTTTGAAATGTTATACTGATTTACGGACGAAATTCCACTTTGTTTTCACTAATATTATAAATCATCCTAACCGCCtatacttatattatattaACACGTATTTTCCTTATAATTTATAGCCGAAAGTAGGCGGATATTATCACAAGGTTCTAAAGTGTTCTATACAGGTAAAGATGCCATGAAGACTGTCAAACTGTCACTCACTCTTTATGTAAAATGTgatgtaattttaaaaaaaaacagaatatggtaatgaaatgtaaaattatGCACCTGAAGATAATTGTCTTTCTAGTTTCCTTTCCAGAGCATGGTTTTTTTCTTCCATgtataaattgtttttattaatctCCGCTTTAATatctattatataaataaaacgcACGTTCAGTTTACTAGAATGACCACATAATGATATATCACATGGCAATATTGGTCATTTTGGTTAGTTTTGTGTTGTAGCGAATGTTTGTATGAACAATATTGGTACGAACAACTCTTGATTTATAAAAGGAATATTCTTTCGTAACACGGTCCCTTTATTGttcaatttatatttaggctattgacaaataaatatttattacaaaaatatatacctTGCATTCtaccatatttcatatttttctctGATCTTTCAATTCTTGCCTCGCGAGAAGTTAATATTCTGTTATATTGTTGATTCATGTCTTAAAACAATAccacagatatatatataaagaaacaCTTTGATGGATCAGGGAcgtatattattttacattttttttaatatatatgttttattcacCCGTCCAAAAGCATTggcatatataatatatatatatatatatatatttgatttaatttccTGCTATGTTTTATCAACTTCCATATCAGATTGCTTTGAGCATACCAGTTGTCCATTACTCCAAACAGACAAAAGAATGATtaccatatcgtcacgctaataaccgaattgcgtaagtcatttttggcgattttgagttctcataaaataggtatttatgtaatgctgcgcacctgtctgttaactcagattttattttaagaattccgaaacccataaaaatggagatttagtatgacatgcacatttgtgcaattgtttcgtcataatgaattatcattgttaccgcaggactattgtgacgtcacaaaggcaaaataacctcagcgaagtatttttgagtttttgcatctcggattctagcttagcgcgtattaatttga
The sequence above is a segment of the Styela clava chromosome 7, kaStyClav1.hap1.2, whole genome shotgun sequence genome. Coding sequences within it:
- the LOC120328492 gene encoding uncharacterized protein LOC120328492 isoform X2, giving the protein MKLYSTFACLQWIVLVLLPGKSICQIINSDYSFDCKPKVGCHISQCDPVPHGLAGIDINDYMNRIEYPLECQQKSGVSTKNLMKIVARLDQDLKKTKQDMNQQYNRILTSREARIERSEKNMKYGRMQDIKAEINKNNLYMEEKNHALERKLERQLSSEIESQIRIMNKTQEKLIKQLEQSQEKTTTTAINSLRTELTDAMNKMETRLLRFIEKTINNSPSTKPTRRPQPTIRRKPDPQIPRAPPPTRSIHVQTTETPKKLTNTPPWTWTGGINLPSSDKHCKVKHGTKCYWVEIFSWKNIDFDEASRTCEGDGGTVADINDSDLFDDITNLVRSQIISVDEHIVVWLGMKVDPKTGKLFLKNGQPASFSAWFPGYPDTGNSFSQAKNLYLYVQRNINSRYQGMVNVEVTGQYPGVVCERRS
- the LOC120328492 gene encoding uncharacterized protein LOC120328492 isoform X1; the protein is MKLYSTFACLQWIVLVLLPGKSICQIINSDYSFDCKPKVGCHISQCDPVPHGLAGIDINDYMNRIEYPLECQQKSGVSTKNLMKIVARLDQDLKKTKQDMNQQYNRILTSREARIERSEKNMKYGRMQDIKAEINKNNLYMEEKNHALERKLERQLSSEIESQIRIMNKTQEKLIKQLEQSQEKTTTTAINSLRTELTDAMNKMETRLLRFIEKTINNSPSTKPTRRPQPTIRRKPGPTKKPWNRRSRPLPKKTTKVAPTKTTKIPTKPKKPIKPQKTTKPSKPKKPTVITVTQSGGAERQTTKSSFERIFSRLFAMGMTDPQIPRAPPPTRSIHVQTTETPKKLTNTPPWTWTGGINLPSSDKHCKVKHGTKCYWVEIFSWKNIDFDEASRTCEGDGGTVADINDSDLFDDITNLVRSQIISVDEHIVVWLGMKVDPKTGKLFLKNGQPASFSAWFPGYPDTGNSFSQAKNLYLYVQRNINSRYQGMVNVEVTGQYPGVVCERRS